Proteins co-encoded in one Polynucleobacter sp. MG-6-Vaara-E2 genomic window:
- a CDS encoding AbrB/MazE/SpoVT family DNA-binding domain-containing protein, translating to MNIQISKWGNSLALRIPAVFIKEIQLKDGDRVEATLSSDGALVIRPQKLDRKTLAKMAKELRDSMKRGKSVMDELRSGARY from the coding sequence ATGAATATTCAAATTTCAAAATGGGGTAATAGCTTGGCGCTTCGCATTCCTGCAGTCTTCATTAAGGAAATTCAACTGAAAGATGGCGATAGAGTTGAAGCTACCCTATCTAGCGATGGAGCATTAGTTATCCGACCCCAAAAACTAGATCGTAAAACATTGGCCAAAATGGCTAAGGAGTTAAGAGATTCTATGAAAAGGGGTAAATCAGTAATGGATGAGCTTCGCTCTGGAGCGCGGTACTAA
- a CDS encoding type II toxin-antitoxin system VapC family toxin — MLYVDTSVLVGFCTHEGKSPAIHKWYENSKDAKLISSTWTFTEFASALSIKERTGQITPKESKNAWKLFEAICANDIELLPMENKVFYSAGLLVLDSSSKLRSGDALHLAAAKSFKAKALITLDKILEKNAAHLKIKTILI, encoded by the coding sequence ATGCTTTATGTCGATACAAGCGTATTAGTTGGATTTTGTACTCACGAAGGAAAAAGTCCAGCCATCCATAAGTGGTACGAGAACTCCAAAGATGCGAAGTTAATCTCATCGACGTGGACCTTTACTGAATTTGCCAGCGCATTAAGCATTAAAGAGAGAACTGGACAAATTACTCCCAAAGAGAGCAAAAATGCTTGGAAACTCTTTGAAGCTATATGCGCGAATGATATTGAATTGCTACCAATGGAAAATAAAGTCTTTTACTCAGCCGGGCTTCTAGTGCTTGATAGCTCATCTAAATTACGCTCTGGCGATGCACTTCATCTCGCAGCTGCCAAATCTTTCAAAGCTAAGGCCCTTATCACCCTAGACAAAATACTTGAGAAAAATGCTGCGCATCTAAAAATAAAAACTATTCTAATTTAA